Proteins encoded together in one Gigantopelta aegis isolate Gae_Host chromosome 8, Gae_host_genome, whole genome shotgun sequence window:
- the LOC121378443 gene encoding uncharacterized protein LOC121378443 isoform X1: protein MMTGSGIVFFFPIVLFVSWFSQTCSVQYKCYRDICDSSRQFCNDDEQRCEACGEFECSGQNSYVKLDQCNDACKRLGLVTTISPKVLNATPPPKETQSTNGISTELIISCVILCFVIIIFVVLITAVICWYRKCTKIQFDRKYMFKHPAEEPLLKQPNGDIEMGPIRPQKLPTNCTEDRENHKDPSAPPSYESESPICQATSSFHGTTESHPANADFLAEDQRYEQAERDERNSLKDTELHEVTPKSVVITI from the exons ATGATGACTGGAAGTGGAATAGTGTTCTTTTTTCCCATCGTTTTGTTTGTATCGTGGTTTTCTCAGACTTGTTCGGTTCAGTACAAATGCTACAGAGATATATGCGACTCGTCTCGGCAATTTTGTAACGACGACGAACAGCGGTGTGAAGCTTGTGGGGAGTTTGAGTGCAGCGGACAGAACAGTTACGTCAAACTGGACCAGTGTAACGATGCCTGTAAAC GTCTGGGTCTTGTGACAACCATCAGTCCAAAGGTGCTGAACgccacaccaccaccaaaagAAACCCAATCCACAAACG GAATATCCACAGAATTGATTATTTCCTGTGTAATCCTGTGCTTCGTGATCATAATTTTCGTAGTGCTCATAACTGCTGTAATTTGCTGGTATAGAAAATGCACCAAAATACAATTTGATCGGAAATATATGTTCAAACATCCAGCTGAGGAACCTCTTCTGAAACAACCAAATGGGGATATTGAAATGGGGCCCATTCGACCTCAGAAACTGCCAACGAACTGCACAGAGGACAGGGAAAATCATAAGGACCCTTCAGCTCCACCTTCATATG AATCAGAATCACCGATTTGCCAAGCTACATCATCATTTCATGGGACAACTGAATCACATCCGGCTAATGCTGATTTCCTAGCGGAGGACCAGAGATATGAGCAGGCAGAGAGGGATGAGCGAAACTCACTAAAAGACACTGAACTACACGAGGTCACTCCAAAATCAGTCGTTATTACAATCTGA
- the LOC121378852 gene encoding BUB3-interacting and GLEBS motif-containing protein ZNF207-like, producing the protein MGRKKKKQSKPWCWYCNREFDDEKILIQHQKAKHFKCHICHKKLYTGPGLSIHCMQVHKEKVDKVPNSLPGRYNIEIEIYGMEGIPEQDAKEHEKMRAGRPGGGGGEGKDSDDDTPLPSQQFIPGPSMPFVPPVMPPVPPGPMGPMRPVGGMGPMGQMGQVPPMQNMGQMGMPPAMPPQMGGPMRGPGPMGMPPRMPVGNMGPQKPLFPAAIQSQPMSTASSGLDFKPVMSVSQVKPTFPAAAAVSTANNNMSNATITGAPMIKKPESSSGLTSRLMHPDEDISLEERRAQLPKYKKNFGMTAGHVPQRTMPGPMTQGPMMGMSNMAMGPRTGPGGYHMGFQPGMRPQHMSQGGRF; encoded by the exons ATGggaaggaaaaagaagaaacagaGCAAGCCATGGTGTTG GTATTGTAATCGTGAATTTGATGATGAAAAGATTCTCATACAGCACCAAAAGgcgaaacattttaaatgtcataTATGTCACAAGAAGCTCTACACAGGCCCTGGTCTTTCAATCCACTGTATGCAG gTACACAAAGAAAAGGTAGACAAGGTTCCAAATTCTTTACCAGGTCGATATAACattgaaattgaaatatatGGTATGGAGGGCATCCCCGAACAAGATGCAAAGGAACATGAGAAGATGCGAGCGGGGAGGCCAGGAG GTGGTGGTGGCGAAGGCAAGGATTCAGACGATGACACGCCATTGCCGAGTCAGCAGTTTATTCCTGGCCCAAGCATGCCATTTGTTCCTCCAGTGATGCCCCCGGTCCCACCAGGACCAATGGGACCTATGCGGCCTGTTGGGGGAATGGGCCCTATGGGCCAAATGGGGCAAGTACCCCCTATGC AAAACATGGGACAGATGGG AATGCCGCCAGCCATGCCACCTCAAATGGGAGGTCCCATGAGAGGCCCTGGACCAATGGGAATGCCTCCCCGGATGCCAGTTGGCAACATGGGGCCACAAAAACCGCTTTTTCCGGCAGCAATTCAG TCTCAACCCATGAGCACAGCGAGTTCCGGCCTCGACTTCAAGCCTGTGATGTCTGTGAGCCAGGTGAAACCCACATTCCCAGCGGCCGCAGCGGTGTCCACGGCAAACAACAACATGTCGAACGCCACGATCACTGGCGCGCCCATGATTAAAAAACCAGAGTCTAGCTCAGGTTTGACCTCTAGGTTAATGCACCCTGATGAGGACATCTCCTTG GAAGAAAGGCGTGCACAGTTACCCAAATACAAGAAAAATTTCGGAATGACTGcag GTCATGTTCCACAAAGGACGATGCCAGGTCCAATGACTCAAG GTCCGATGATGGGGATGTCGAATATGGCCATGGGCCCACGGACAGGACCGGGTGGCTATCACATGGGATTTCAGCCGGGCATGCGGCCACAACACATGTCCCAGGGAGGTCGTTTCTGA
- the LOC121378445 gene encoding uncharacterized protein LOC121378445 isoform X1 gives MMTGSGIVLFFPILLFVSWFSQTCSVQYKCYRDICDSSRQFCNDDEQRCEACGEFECSGQNSYVKLDQCNDACKRLGLVTTISPKVLNSTPPPNETQSTNGMSTELIISCVILCFVMIIFVVLITAVICWYRKCTKIQFDWKYMFKHPAEEPLLKQPNGDIEMGPIRPQKLPTNCTEDRENHKDPSAPPSYESESPICQATSSFHGTTESHPANADFLAEDQRYEQAERAERNSLKDTDLHAVTPKSVVNSI, from the exons ATGATGACTGGGAGTGGAATAGTGTTATTTTTTCCCATCCTTTTGTTTGTATCGTGGTTTTCTCAGACTTGTTCGGTTCAGTACAAATGCTACAGAGATATATGCGACTCGTCTCGGCAATTTTGTAACGACGACGAACAGCGGTGTGAAGCTTGTGGGGAGTTTGAGTGCAGCGGGCAGAACAGTTACGTCAAACTGGACCAGTGTAACGATGCCTGTAAAC gTCTGGGTCTTGTGACAACCATCAGTCCAAAGGTGCTGAACTCCACACCACCACCAAATGAAACCCAATCTACAAACG GAATGTCCACAGAATTGATTATTTCCTGTGTAATCCTGTGCTTCGTGATGATAATTTTCGTAGTGCTCATAACTGCTGTAATTTGCTGGTATAGAAAATGCACCAAAATACAATTTGATTGGAAATATATGTTCAAACATCCAGCTGAGGAACCTCTTCTGAAACAACCAAATGGGGATATTGAAATGGGGCCCATTCGACCTCAGAAACTGCCAACGAACTGCACAGAGGACAGGGAAAATCATAAGGACCCTTCAGCTCCACCTTCATATG AATCAGAATCACCGATTTGCCAAGCTACATCATCATTTCATGGGACAACTGAATCACATCCGGCTAATGCTGATTTCCTAGCGGAGGACCAGAGATATGAGCAGGCAGAGAGGGCTGAGCGAAACTCACTAAAAGACACTGATCTACACGCGGTCACTCCAAAATCAGTTGTTAATTCAATCTGA
- the LOC121378445 gene encoding uncharacterized protein LOC121378445 isoform X2, protein MMTGSGIVLFFPILLFVSWFSQTCSVQYKCYRDICDSSRQFCNDDEQRCEACGEFECSGQNSYVKLDQCNDACKRLGLVTTISPKVLNSTPPPNETQSTNAEEPLLKQPNGDIEMGPIRPQKLPTNCTEDRENHKDPSAPPSYESESPICQATSSFHGTTESHPANADFLAEDQRYEQAERAERNSLKDTDLHAVTPKSVVNSI, encoded by the exons ATGATGACTGGGAGTGGAATAGTGTTATTTTTTCCCATCCTTTTGTTTGTATCGTGGTTTTCTCAGACTTGTTCGGTTCAGTACAAATGCTACAGAGATATATGCGACTCGTCTCGGCAATTTTGTAACGACGACGAACAGCGGTGTGAAGCTTGTGGGGAGTTTGAGTGCAGCGGGCAGAACAGTTACGTCAAACTGGACCAGTGTAACGATGCCTGTAAAC gTCTGGGTCTTGTGACAACCATCAGTCCAAAGGTGCTGAACTCCACACCACCACCAAATGAAACCCAATCTACAAACG CTGAGGAACCTCTTCTGAAACAACCAAATGGGGATATTGAAATGGGGCCCATTCGACCTCAGAAACTGCCAACGAACTGCACAGAGGACAGGGAAAATCATAAGGACCCTTCAGCTCCACCTTCATATG AATCAGAATCACCGATTTGCCAAGCTACATCATCATTTCATGGGACAACTGAATCACATCCGGCTAATGCTGATTTCCTAGCGGAGGACCAGAGATATGAGCAGGCAGAGAGGGCTGAGCGAAACTCACTAAAAGACACTGATCTACACGCGGTCACTCCAAAATCAGTTGTTAATTCAATCTGA
- the LOC121378443 gene encoding uncharacterized protein LOC121378443 isoform X3: protein MMTGSGIVFFFPIVLFVSWFSQTCSVQYKCYRDICDSSRQFCNDDEQRCEACGEFECSGQNSYVKLDQCNDACKRLGLVTTISPKVLNATPPPKETQSTNAEEPLLKQPNGDIEMGPIRPQKLPTNCTEDRENHKDPSAPPSYESESPICQATSSFHGTTESHPANADFLAEDQRYEQAERDERNSLKDTELHEVTPKSVVITI, encoded by the exons ATGATGACTGGAAGTGGAATAGTGTTCTTTTTTCCCATCGTTTTGTTTGTATCGTGGTTTTCTCAGACTTGTTCGGTTCAGTACAAATGCTACAGAGATATATGCGACTCGTCTCGGCAATTTTGTAACGACGACGAACAGCGGTGTGAAGCTTGTGGGGAGTTTGAGTGCAGCGGACAGAACAGTTACGTCAAACTGGACCAGTGTAACGATGCCTGTAAAC GTCTGGGTCTTGTGACAACCATCAGTCCAAAGGTGCTGAACgccacaccaccaccaaaagAAACCCAATCCACAAACG CTGAGGAACCTCTTCTGAAACAACCAAATGGGGATATTGAAATGGGGCCCATTCGACCTCAGAAACTGCCAACGAACTGCACAGAGGACAGGGAAAATCATAAGGACCCTTCAGCTCCACCTTCATATG AATCAGAATCACCGATTTGCCAAGCTACATCATCATTTCATGGGACAACTGAATCACATCCGGCTAATGCTGATTTCCTAGCGGAGGACCAGAGATATGAGCAGGCAGAGAGGGATGAGCGAAACTCACTAAAAGACACTGAACTACACGAGGTCACTCCAAAATCAGTCGTTATTACAATCTGA
- the LOC121378443 gene encoding uncharacterized protein LOC121378443 isoform X2: MMTGSGIVFFFPIVLFVSWFSQTCSVQYKCYRDICDSSRQFCNDDEQRCEACGEFECSGQNSYVKLDQCNDACKRISTELIISCVILCFVIIIFVVLITAVICWYRKCTKIQFDRKYMFKHPAEEPLLKQPNGDIEMGPIRPQKLPTNCTEDRENHKDPSAPPSYESESPICQATSSFHGTTESHPANADFLAEDQRYEQAERDERNSLKDTELHEVTPKSVVITI, translated from the exons ATGATGACTGGAAGTGGAATAGTGTTCTTTTTTCCCATCGTTTTGTTTGTATCGTGGTTTTCTCAGACTTGTTCGGTTCAGTACAAATGCTACAGAGATATATGCGACTCGTCTCGGCAATTTTGTAACGACGACGAACAGCGGTGTGAAGCTTGTGGGGAGTTTGAGTGCAGCGGACAGAACAGTTACGTCAAACTGGACCAGTGTAACGATGCCTGTAAAC GAATATCCACAGAATTGATTATTTCCTGTGTAATCCTGTGCTTCGTGATCATAATTTTCGTAGTGCTCATAACTGCTGTAATTTGCTGGTATAGAAAATGCACCAAAATACAATTTGATCGGAAATATATGTTCAAACATCCAGCTGAGGAACCTCTTCTGAAACAACCAAATGGGGATATTGAAATGGGGCCCATTCGACCTCAGAAACTGCCAACGAACTGCACAGAGGACAGGGAAAATCATAAGGACCCTTCAGCTCCACCTTCATATG AATCAGAATCACCGATTTGCCAAGCTACATCATCATTTCATGGGACAACTGAATCACATCCGGCTAATGCTGATTTCCTAGCGGAGGACCAGAGATATGAGCAGGCAGAGAGGGATGAGCGAAACTCACTAAAAGACACTGAACTACACGAGGTCACTCCAAAATCAGTCGTTATTACAATCTGA